GATGAAATTCCGATTGAAGTAGACTCGGGCTTTCAGGGATTACAGAAGCAGTATGACAATCTCCATCTTCCTCACAAAAAGCCCAAAGGGGGCAAGTTAAGTGACCTTCAAAAAACGGAGAATCGTCAATTGAGTCAATCCCGTGTAGTTTGCGAAAATGCCTTTGCTGGTGTGAAGCGCTACAACGCCGCCAGTGTCATTTATCGTAATCGGATTGAAAACTTTGATGACCATTTGATGCTGACCGCAGCAGGATTATGGAACTTCTACTTGATGGCTGCTTAAGAGAATCCCAATTACAAGACCAGCATTGCCTCACTTATCTTTTATTTCCCGACAACTCTATTAGCTCATTTTTGATAGACTCTGTAAAATTCATCGTAATTTTCCTGAAAGTTAACTTATACTTTTATGTACCTTTCTAGCTGAAGGGGCGACATGAAGCCTATAAAGCTGACTGTATAAGCTTCATAGCTCTCATCCCTTGTAAATAATTCTCTAGTTTATGACGACTTAATCGCATTAAATCTTGAACTAAACTCCAACAATCACCAATGAAATTAACCCAGTTCTGTGCATAAAGACCGATATAAAAGTTACTATGCCTTCTGTGAGAACGTCCATATTCTTTGGGACGTGCCACATATTTTGCAATTCCTTTACTCTTAATATTCTGACCTTGTAATGTAGCAATAGTGTAAGCTAATGAGATGATTAAAACTAAAGCAATAAACCGCTTACCTTCCACATTTGTCTTCTCTAAATTGTAACCGCCACTTTTAAAATCTCTAAACATCTCTTCTATATCAAAGCGCTTTTGATATGCCGGAATCGCCGTTATTTTACTATTCATGTTAGTTAAAATAAACCATCCTTCTTTGGCTTTGTTTTGACGGTAATTCTTTTTCCATTTGCAAGCCACATTAAATCCCTTCACTTGTTTAGTTTTTGTTAGCGTTGCATCTGATACAAAAAAAGATGTTCCTGGTTTTAAACCTAAATCTTTTATTTCGCACCATAAATGAGCTTTCAACTCAATATTCTCATTTTTCTTGAGTCTCAAACAAAACTCAAACCCTTGTTCATCAAGCCATTCCGCCAAGCTCACTGAACAAAACTCTCTATCTCCTAACACTACCGTTTTATAGTTTTTAAATAAGGGAATTATCTTTGATAATGCCTTAGTTTGTTCTGATAAGTTACTACTACCTAATTTTGCTAAAAGCTTAAAGTATATCGGTATAGCTCTTTTTTGAAAAATTACACTAATCATTAGTAGATTTTTTCTTTTCCAATTCGTCCTATCAATTGCTAAATAGATTCGGTGATTTCCGAGGAAAGTTTGAGCTAACCATCGTTCAATTATGGGAAACCATAATTCTTCTATATTCAATATTGGTAATGATAGAAACCTTTGTAACTTCTTCCGTCTCGACTGGCATTGAATGAATAATGGTCGCGACTCTGATATTTTCTCTAGTTTCACATCTTTGATATTTTGTACTACGTTAATCACCAGCGTCAGAAATATTAATTCGGACTGTGAAAGTAAACTTTGTAGATGCTTCTGGTATAATTCAGGTAATATTTTCAACAGATAGGTCTTATTGACAATACTGACCTATCTTTTTTTACCATAATTCGCTCAACTTAATACAGCACAAAGGCTTTCGGGTGCTTGTCCCCCCTTCAGCCTTTCTAGAGAAATACTGTTGCAGTAAATTTACTGAAATAAGAAAAGTAGACCCTTGGATTTGCATTACTGGGATAATTGCTTTAGGTTCCAAGGCATGATTATCATCTACTATTCTTGTTGTTTTTATACACGTTAAGCCATCCGTTCAATGAGCCGGGAATAATCCGTTCAGCACAAGTGGCGCAAGTGTTTTCGTCGCTTAGTAGTTCGTACAATAACGGCTTGAAACTGAAGCGTTCGCGCTGTTCAATTAAAATAAGGGGACTGCCACCAGCTGTTCAGACGTTGCCAGTCAACTGCAACAACTTTAGACATAAATTACGAAACATAATCTTTAAGCGCGAGCTTCTTCCCACGAGAAGAATAATTGAGAATGTATCGCTAAGATGCAGAAACCACCCATGCCGAAAAACTGGATTATTAAAGTAGACAACTATTTTCATGCAAACCCCAATTGCATCATCGCCACCGCCCATGTGGACACGTTTCCCGCAAACCTACCCCTAGAACCCAACATCCGGGAACCTAACCGCAAAAGTGCGACATACCGACAAATCTTTGACTCTGTGACGACTCAACCAGAAAAATTCTTCTCTCGTCACAGTGGAATCGTTCTGTCAGCGAATAAAGTTAAGCCCAGCAAAAACAAAACCGAACTGGAGCTAGTAGTGTACCAAGGTAACTTTGCTAAGTAAAACCTCTAATTGGTAAAATAGCCAAAAACGGGGTGTAACATGGCAAAAAAGTACATTGTTGACTTGAATGAAGATGAAGTTTCCCAACTGCAATCGATAATTAAGAAAGGTAAGCATAAGGCAAGAACCATAAGCCGTGCAAACATTCTTTTGATGGCTTCCGAAGGAGAAACGGATCAAGCGATCGCTAGCATAGTTAGAGCGCATGTTGCAACAGTGCAACGAATACGAGAAAAATTTGTCATTGGAGGGTTAGATTTTGCTTTAAAGGATGAAGTTCATCCACCAAAACATAAAAAATTAGATGAAAAGCAAGAAGCATTTTTGATTGCAACAGCTTGTTCTAATCCGCCAGAAGGAAGAGTGCGTTGGACAATGCAATTATTAGCAGATCATTTAGTGAACGTTGGTATCATAGATTCAATCTCAGATGAAACAGTACGTCAAACTTTAAAAAAAATGAAATTAAGCCTTGGTTGAAAGAACAATGGTGTATTCCTGAAGTTAACGCAGAATATGTTTTCCGAATGGAAGATGTGCTGGATTTATACAATGAGCCTTATGATCCTAAACGCCCTGTAGTCTGCTTTGATGAACGTCCATACCAATTAGTAGAAGAAGTAAGACTTCCTTTGCCACCACAGCCAGAGCAACCTGAACGTTATGATTTTGAGTATAAACGTAACGGGACAGTAAATTTATTCGCATGTTTTCAACCCTTGGCTGGATGGCGGCATATCGAAGTTACAGAACGTCGAACTAAAGCCGATTTTGCTAAACAAATGAAAAATTTAGTAGATGTTTCCTACCGAGATGCCGATGTTATTCGTTTAGTAGTTGATAACTTGAATATTCATACACCCAATGCATTATATGAAGTTTTTCCACCAGAAGAAGCACGTCGAATTATTCAAAAGTTAGAGTTTCACTATACTCCTAAACACGCTTCTTGGTGAGCCAGTGCGTTGGGCGGGTTCCCCGACTTGAAGCAACTGGCGAACCCGAAGGGCTGAATCAGGTAGAAATCGAATTATCTGTTTTATCTCGCCAATGTTTAGAACGGCGTATTCCTAATGCAGAAACATTAACTTCTGAGATTGCCGCTTGGGAGAAAAAACGTAATCAGCAAAAAGCTAGTGTTTATTGGGGTTTTCAAACCAAAGATGCTCGCCGAAAAATGGAGCGTTTATATCCAAATTTAACATAGCAAAGTTAGCTTGGCAGACTACTAGCTTATTTAGCTACAGTAGAACACGCCCTAGCGGTGCAATATCTCTACGCCTACTATTCTGTAAATGCTCCAGCAGAGGAGCCGCCAGAGCCAGATTTGAAAACATTCCGCATTTGGAAAGGAGCTAATGAGGTTTTCAATATCGCTATTGATGAAATGCGCCATTTGCACTGGGTCAACCAAGTATTAAAGTTACTGGGAGTCAAAACGACTGTCAAACGCGCTGCTAAGATTGGACGCAGGTTTGAAGTACCCTTCTATTTGCAAAGTCTTACCAGTACTCAGTTGCAGTGGTTTATCGATGTAGAAGAACCTAGTCGCTCTACCTCAACTGGGTTGGATGGAATGTACGTTGGGATTCAGACCTCGTTGCAACAGCTTTCACCAGAAGAGTTAGACCCAGAAACGCAACGTCGGGCGGTGGAAATCATTAAGCTGATCATTGATGAGGGTGAAGGACACTATGTGCGTTTCAGTACCGCCCAGCAGAATTTGGCTTTCTATGACAATGCGGGTCGTGGTGATTTGCCAAAATATATTCGCGGCGGTCAGTGGAGTCAACTAAGCGATCAACCCAACCCGGAATTACCTAACAGTAATCTCTATGGTGTTCCCCATGTTGAAAAATTCGGCAGCGAAGGGTTCATCCTGCAAAAACAAAGTGACGCTGTATATTTAACGTTAATAGTGTTTTTGAAGTTGGCGTTTGCTATGCAAGATGAAAAAATTAGTGGTGCATCGCTACGTCAAGCAATTTCTTTGATGTTTAAGCTGAACGCAATCAATTTTCAGCTAGCAGAAAAGGGACTGACACCACTGTTTACCATTCCTAAATGGTGGGAAAGCGATCCTCCCGTTACATCGCAGGAGATTGCCCAAACTTTGTTAAATACAGCCAAAAAACAATTGTTGGAATCAGGAGTATTGCAAAGCCCTGCGATCGCTCAATTTGCCCAAAAAGCACCATTAACTGAATCAAAGGTGTTGAAAGAGCCGATTCTCTCTAAAGTTTTGCAGAAAGCCCACAATGAAAGCATTGATGAAGTGCTTGCACATTTTGATAATGCTATTTCCGAAACCACATTTCAATGAGTCAGTCTGAAGTTTCTTCCCTAACAACGATGATGTGAAGAAGGAAGCAGGAAGCATGTTAATTTTGAATTTTGAATTCGGAGCGAAGCGACGTGACTCGTGTGGCTGTTGTTGGCGATAGTTTGAGTGCTTATGCTGTGGCCGCAGTTTTAACTAAGCTGGGTTATAATTGCGATTTGCTATGTTACCCAACAAAATCTAACTTTTACGGGCCTTCATTAGTACTCAATGATGTTAGCGAAACATTGCTTTCCGAGCTTTTCCCGGATGTGAATCTGGGTGTTGACAGTCAACGTCTGACTCATCGTTGGGTGTGTTGGGGCACACAGCCAGTGCAAATAGAACAGCCTGCATTGGCGATTAGATCCAACTCTTTACTAGAGTTACTACGAAACTCCAAGGTCATGCAGCACACGCGTATGATTGATGCTAGTCAATTGACTGCTCAACAAATATCCCAGAAATATGCTTGGACAGTCTATACCAAACACAAACAACGTGGGATGCCAACTCTTGGAGAGCCTTGTCTGCAAAACGCTGCGCGTAGCTTGCTTCCACGTTCGCGCAGCGTCCCGCAGGGAAGTGGTACACCAACGGCGGGCGTAGCCATCGCTTTGTCGGAAAGTTCCCAATCTTTGATTGGCGGTCAACGAGTCATAGTCACCGCTGAGGTACAAGACACGCCCAAATCTGCATATACCTGTTATATGGAGTCGCTGGCTGAAGGTTGGTTATTTTATGCTCCAGTCAATGGCTCTGGTGCTATGGTTCAGGCATGTTTGCCGATAACTCCAGCCAATCCTCGACGGGCGTTATTAGAATGTTTGTATAAAAGCACTACAATCAGCACGTTTGTCAACGATTTGCAAAAGGTAAATTGTTTTTTTTCTGCCCCCTACTTGGAATGGCCTCTCTGCGGTTTGGGTTGGCTGATGGTGGGCGAACCTGCGATTAAGATCGATCCTGTGAGTGGAGAAGGTACGCCTTTTGCATTACGCAGTGCAATATTGGCAGGAGCGGTAATTGATGCAATTTTGAGCGATCGCATTCCTGATATATCTGCATTAAATCATTATCAAACTAGATTAACTCATTCATTCATTTCTCATTTGCGAGGGTGTATCCAGTTTTATCGAGAAGTGTTTAGCACAAATTTAGCTTGGCAAGCTGAAATAAATCAGATGATTGATATTGCTGAGACTCTATCGACTCAGCTAGAACAACAGGCTGTTAATGTGTTGAACTATCGTTTGATTGATTTTGAGTTGCACATTGGGTGAAGGGGTGAATTTGTCTACTCAGTACTCTTCATTACAATCATTCAATCATAGCCAGATTATCAAGCATCCGCTCAAGTACCCTCGTCAAACTCAAGCATTACGCTCCAACGCTTATCACTTGTCAAGGTGCTGAGAAACTTTTTGACGGCATTAACTCCATATTCTACCCGTTCAATTACCATCGCAGCATAATATCTAACCCTTCGGCTTCGTTGAGCTTTAACTTGTTGCCACCAAGAGTTAAATTACCAAACATCATATAACTGGGAACAGACCAGGGTAAGGTAATAGACAAGATATTCTAGAAGGAATTTATTTAGTGTCAAAGCAACTTGAAAATAAGGTTGTAATAGTTACAGGTGCAGGGAAAGGTATTGGTCGGGCAATTGCGCTTGCCTTCGCTGTTGAGGGCGCACATATTGTTATAGCTGATAAGTCTGAGGAATTAGCCAGCCTGAGTGCTGATGCAATTAAAGCGATTGGTGGAAAAGCAATTGCTTTGATAACTGATGTCACTCAAGAACAGTCAGTTGCTGATATGGTAGAGCAAACACTTGTTAGCTTCGGAAAAATTGATATTTTGGTGGCAAATGCAGGTATTCAACGCCGTTATTTTGTTGCTGACTTGCCGCTTGCTGAATTCCAGGCAATACTTGATGTCAATTTACTTGGTGTGTTCCTGACATCCAAAGCGGTACTACCGACGTTCTACTCGCGGCAGGAAGGGAACATCATATTGATAGCTTCTGATTCAGGCAAACATGGCTATTCATATAACGCTGCATATTGTGCTAGTAAATTTGCAGTAGTTGGTTTTATGGAAGCATTAGCTGATGAAGCAAAGCACTATCAAGTTAGGGTGAATGCACTATGTCTGGCTGGAGTAAAAACCGATATGGGTAAGGAATTAAAGGAAACAGACGGCAACTGTGTTAATGACACTTACTTTATGGAACCTGAAGAAGTTGCAGATGTAGCATTATTTTTGGCTTCACACCAATCGCGTGCTATTCATGGGCAAGCAATCAATGTTTACGGTGGAGTCAATTACCGTCTGATGAGAGAAGCTCCCCTCATGACTAAGCCATACTAATGAAAACAGATTCAACTATTTACCGAAAAGAGAACAGAGCTGATGTTAGACAACTGGTTGAGCAAAAAACAGATGTGGCTGCTGCGTGGTGTAATGGTTGTGATTTTTTTGATACAAGTCGGAGCATATTTCTGGAGCAGTTACCGAGAAAAGAATATCTGCAAGTTATCGCAGCCTCATTCCCAGTATTGCGATTTGACAGTAGTGCGGAAGTTAAGTGGAGTAGCAGAAGCGATCGCCCTTTCTTCCGATGCTCACACCTTAGTGGGCGGCGGTGGCAAAAGCTTTACCGTCTGGCATCTGCCAAGTCAGCAGCCGCAATTAACCCTGAAAGGACACGCCAATGATATTTATGACCTTGCGCTTTCTGCTGATGGTCAGACTTTGGTGAGTGGGAGTTTAGACAAGACGATTAAGGTGTGGAATTTAGCGACGGGAAAACTCAAATTTACGCTCAAAGGACATTCTGAAGTTGTAAATGCACTGGCGATCGCACCCAATCAGCAAACAATTGTGAGTGCCAGTTCTGACAAGACCATTAAGATGTGGAATTTGGCGACTGGACAATTAACAAGCACATTGGCACAAACACCGGATGCTGTAATAACTTTGGTGCTGAGTTCGGATGGCAAGACTTTGGTTAGTGGCGATTCGAGCAATCACATCACTGTATGGGATCTGGTAACTGGACGAAAACGCACCACTTTGACTGGACATTATGGTGTAGTATCTGCTTTAGCCATTAGTCGTGACGGTCAGCTGCTCGCTAGTGGCAGCGCCAAGCAGGTAAAAGTGTGGAACCTGACAACAGGAAAATTGTTGCAGGATTTTGGGGGCTTCTATTTTCCGCAGATCACCATCGCCTTTAGTCCCAATGGGCAATCTTTAATTGCTGGTGGAGGATATAAACCATACCGGGTTTGGAATCTGGCAACAGGAAATATGGAAGCAACTCTGCCCGATGTTAGCAACTGGTCGGGGGCAATGGTATTTAGTAGGGATGGCAAGACTTTGTTTAGTGGAACACAGGACGGAATTACGGTGTGGAAATTTTCTGCACCAAGCCACCCGTAAAAGAATGTTTGAAAAGTTATGAGAGTCTTGCGCCTGAGCTATTCGTCTGGTTTTAAAACTTCCTCTTTCTAAAAAACAGAAATGTTTCTTTACATCCATAGGGAATGCGATCGCTTTCCTCGGACGCTTTTGTGCAAGTGAGAGTACTACATCTGCCAAACTAAAATCCCGTTTGTGTTCGCACAAGAATTGATATACTCGTGGGTTTTGCTCTTGAAAATCCACCAGTGAACTGAAGATTTTATCTAATTCTTCATGTCGGAATCTCTGAAACCGGAGACGTTCAGCAGGTATGGACAATCGAGAAGATTACGATTATGCCTGGAATGAGAAAGGACAACGGTTTCATGCGCTGAAGTCAGGAGATTTTCCAGTAACAGTACAGCAGGTAACAATTGCCCCTTGTTGAAGTCTGCTTTCTAAATCAAATTCTCAAGAACTTCAGCCTGTGGCTTGGCTCTTTTTTTTGTATGACGATTTGTTAATTTCAAAAATCAAATAGGAGTCCTAGATTTTGACTGGCTTAGGTCGAGGAAATTCAGAAGGCGGTTTAAATTTCATGACTGGTACATCCTTAAGCGCCTTCTGCATAAAATCACGCCAGACGGGAGTAACCATACCTCCACCTGTGGCACCACTGGCTAATTGTTTGTTATCATCTCTTCCTACCCAAATAGCAGTTGTTAACTGGGGTACAGAACCAATAAACCAAATGTCCTTTTCTGAAGAAGTTGTACCCGTTTTACCAGCAACTGGCCTATCTAGTGCAGCACCTTTACCAGTACCATCAGTAACTACCGATTGCATCACATCTAATAATGAGGCTGATGCCCAAGGGTCAAGAACTAGCTGAGGTTTAGGAGTATTGTCTAACAATACATTGCCACTACTATCAGTAACACGGACAATAGCTGTTGGAGGTGATTGCCAGCCATAATTAGCAAAGGTGGCATAAGCACTAGCCATTTCCAGTGGTGTTACACCAATTGCGCCTAATGGTAAAGAACTTACGGCAACCATTGGACTGTTTATTCCCAAGGTACGGCAGGTGTCGATGACTGTATTCATACCCACAGCTTTGCCAATCTTGACCGCAGGCACATTACGAGATAATGCTAAGGCAGTACGAATCGGCATTGCACCCATAAAGCCACCATCGTAGTTGCGTGGATAGTACCAACCATCACCATCTCGATAGCTAACTGGAGCATCGATTACTGTTGTACTTGGTGTAAACTTACCACTAGCAAAAGCAGTATAGTAAACAAATGGCTTAAAAGCAGATCCAGGTTGACGCTGGGCTTGATTTGCCCGGTTAAATTCACTCCTTTTTGAATCTATACCACCCACTAGGGCCTTGATAAAGTGCGTCCGGGGATCGATAGCTACTAAAGCCATTTGATTTTTATGTAAGCCTCGCCCTTCTAGGGTTTTATGCCACTCCTTAATAGTTTCTTCTGCCATTAGTTGGAAGTTGGCATCTACTGTAGTTTGTACCCGCATTCCACCTTTGAGCAAGACATCACGCCCAAACTTTTTAATTATTTCCTGGGCTACGGTATTGGTTACATAAGGAAGGGCACTACCTTGAAATGATCTGATTTTGCCAAGTTTGATTTCTTGCTGGAGAGCATCATTA
The Nostoc punctiforme PCC 73102 genome window above contains:
- a CDS encoding ferritin-like domain-containing protein produces the protein MQYLYAYYSVNAPAEEPPEPDLKTFRIWKGANEVFNIAIDEMRHLHWVNQVLKLLGVKTTVKRAAKIGRRFEVPFYLQSLTSTQLQWFIDVEEPSRSTSTGLDGMYVGIQTSLQQLSPEELDPETQRRAVEIIKLIIDEGEGHYVRFSTAQQNLAFYDNAGRGDLPKYIRGGQWSQLSDQPNPELPNSNLYGVPHVEKFGSEGFILQKQSDAVYLTLIVFLKLAFAMQDEKISGASLRQAISLMFKLNAINFQLAEKGLTPLFTIPKWWESDPPVTSQEIAQTLLNTAKKQLLESGVLQSPAIAQFAQKAPLTESKVLKEPILSKVLQKAHNESIDEVLAHFDNAISETTFQ
- a CDS encoding NAD(P)/FAD-dependent oxidoreductase; the protein is MTRVAVVGDSLSAYAVAAVLTKLGYNCDLLCYPTKSNFYGPSLVLNDVSETLLSELFPDVNLGVDSQRLTHRWVCWGTQPVQIEQPALAIRSNSLLELLRNSKVMQHTRMIDASQLTAQQISQKYAWTVYTKHKQRGMPTLGEPCLQNAARSLLPRSRSVPQGSGTPTAGVAIALSESSQSLIGGQRVIVTAEVQDTPKSAYTCYMESLAEGWLFYAPVNGSGAMVQACLPITPANPRRALLECLYKSTTISTFVNDLQKVNCFFSAPYLEWPLCGLGWLMVGEPAIKIDPVSGEGTPFALRSAILAGAVIDAILSDRIPDISALNHYQTRLTHSFISHLRGCIQFYREVFSTNLAWQAEINQMIDIAETLSTQLEQQAVNVLNYRLIDFELHIG
- a CDS encoding SDR family NAD(P)-dependent oxidoreductase; this encodes MSKQLENKVVIVTGAGKGIGRAIALAFAVEGAHIVIADKSEELASLSADAIKAIGGKAIALITDVTQEQSVADMVEQTLVSFGKIDILVANAGIQRRYFVADLPLAEFQAILDVNLLGVFLTSKAVLPTFYSRQEGNIILIASDSGKHGYSYNAAYCASKFAVVGFMEALADEAKHYQVRVNALCLAGVKTDMGKELKETDGNCVNDTYFMEPEEVADVALFLASHQSRAIHGQAINVYGGVNYRLMREAPLMTKPY
- a CDS encoding WD40 repeat domain-containing protein is translated as MLDNWLSKKQMWLLRGVMVVIFLIQVGAYFWSSYREKNICKLSQPHSQYCDLTVVRKLSGVAEAIALSSDAHTLVGGGGKSFTVWHLPSQQPQLTLKGHANDIYDLALSADGQTLVSGSLDKTIKVWNLATGKLKFTLKGHSEVVNALAIAPNQQTIVSASSDKTIKMWNLATGQLTSTLAQTPDAVITLVLSSDGKTLVSGDSSNHITVWDLVTGRKRTTLTGHYGVVSALAISRDGQLLASGSAKQVKVWNLTTGKLLQDFGGFYFPQITIAFSPNGQSLIAGGGYKPYRVWNLATGNMEATLPDVSNWSGAMVFSRDGKTLFSGTQDGITVWKFSAPSHP
- a CDS encoding transglycosylase domain-containing protein, coding for MSSSNTFVEQQPKTRIAPNLEFLKEVGQVAGVTLLSITMLASSVISGGLVGLAVTFRNLPDVRQLKNFFPEETTYIYDIKGKLLAGIHGEANRKIVPLDEISPNLKRAVLASEDSHFYNHHGINPVGIGRAALVNWTAGSVREGGSTITMQLVKNIFLSKKRAFTRKIAEAVLAIRLEQILDKDQILEMYLNQVYWGHNNYGVQTAARTYFDKSAANLTLGESAMMAGLIQAPEEFSPFVNMKLAKQKQKEVLRRMLEMKWISQQEYNDALQQEIKLGKIRSFQGSALPYVTNTVAQEIIKKFGRDVLLKGGMRVQTTVDANFQLMAEETIKEWHKTLEGRGLHKNQMALVAIDPRTHFIKALVGGIDSKRSEFNRANQAQRQPGSAFKPFVYYTAFASGKFTPSTTVIDAPVSYRDGDGWYYPRNYDGGFMGAMPIRTALALSRNVPAVKIGKAVGMNTVIDTCRTLGINSPMVAVSSLPLGAIGVTPLEMASAYATFANYGWQSPPTAIVRVTDSSGNVLLDNTPKPQLVLDPWASASLLDVMQSVVTDGTGKGAALDRPVAGKTGTTSSEKDIWFIGSVPQLTTAIWVGRDDNKQLASGATGGGMVTPVWRDFMQKALKDVPVMKFKPPSEFPRPKPVKI